GCGCGAGCGGGTGGGCAGTTTCGGCAAGGCGCCAAAGGAGACCGGCAATGCCGCTCCTTGAGGCGCAAGGGATCAGCAAGGTGTTCGGCAAGCTCACTGCGCTTGACGGCGCGGCGTTGACCGTCGGCGAGAACGAGTTTCACGGCCTGATCGGCCCGAACGGCTCGGGCAAGAGCACGCTGATGAAATGCGTCGCCGGCGCCGAGGTGCCGACCACGGGCAAGGTCTCCTTCGTCAACACCGACATCACGGCATTCACGCCGACCGAGCGCGCTCGCGCCGGCATGAGCCTGAAATTCCAGATCACCTCGGTACTCCCCACGCTGACGCTGTATGACAACATCCTGCTGGCGTTGCAGGCGCATTGCTCGCTGTTCGATCTGGTGCTGTCGCGCACCCGCAAGAAGCTCCACGATCAGGTCATGACGATGCTGACCCAGTTCCGGCTCGCCGATCGCGCGCATGATGCGGCGGCGGCGCTGTCGCACGGTCAGCAGCAATGGCTCGAGATCGCGATGGCGCTCGCAGGCAAGCCGCGGCTGTTGCTGCTGGACGAGCCGACCGGCGGCATGAGCCTCGAGGAGCGCCGCGTCACCGGCGAGCTGCTGCAACCGATCAAGCAGCATTGCTCGCTTGTCATCGTCGAACACGACCTCGATTTCATCCGCGACATCTGCGATCGCCTCACCGTGCTCGACCAGGGCAAGGTGCTGGCGTCGGGGACGGTCGCGGAAATCCAGGCCAACAAGAGCGTCCAGGAGATTTATCTTCGCCGTGCCTGAGCAAACCTTCCTCGATATAAGGCATCTCGATGCCGGCTATGGCCGCAGCCAGGTCCTGTTCGATGTCAACATCGGCATTCCCTGGCGTGGCGGCGTCGCCGTGCTCGGCCGCAACGGCGCCGGCAAGACCACGCTGATGAAGACCATCGTCGGCGAGCTCGCGAGCTCGCAGGGTGAGTTGTCCTTCGATGGCCGCGACATCACCCGCCGCCGTACCGAGGAGCGGGTGCGCTCCGGTATCGGCTATGTACCGCAGGAGCATTCGGTGTTCGCGCGCCTTTCGGTGCGTGACAACCTCGCGGTCGGCTCGCTGTCCAATTCGGACGCCAGTGCGGTCGATCGGGTGCTGGCGATCTTCCCGAAGCTCGGCCAGCGGCTCGACCAGCCGGCCGGTACGCTGTCCGGCGGGGAGCGCAAGATGCTGGCGATCGGCCGCGCCATGCTCGGCAACCCGAAGCTGCTGCTGCTGGACGAGCCGACCGAAGGCGTCTGGATCGGCGTGATCGAGGAGATCACCGAGCGGCTGATCGAGCTCGCCAAGAACATCTCGGTCGTGATCGTCGAGCAGCATCTCGACCTTGCGCTGCGCGTCGCCGACTACGCCTATGTGCTGGACCGCGGCCGCGTCGCGCTGCAGGGCGAGGCAGGTAAGGTGCGGAGCGATCCGGAACTGCTGCGGTATCTCGCGCCATAGATTTCCGGTTCCACAGGAACGAAGCGTCCCCGGTTGCCGTTGGCCCGCGGGAGGACTTCACCGATGCGTTATTTTTCGATTGCAGCCCTTTTTGCCGTTGTCGCGATGAGCAGCGGTGCAGCGCTGGCGCAGCATGCAGGCACCTCGGCGGAACAGAAGGCGTGCTCGCGCGATGCACAGCGCTTTTGCCGCAAGGACCTCGGCAATGACGGCGCCGTGCAGAACTGTCTTCAGACCAATCGCGACAGTTTGAGCCGAAGCTGCAAGAAGGTGTTCAAGAGCCACGGCATGTAGCCGTCGCTTGCTGCGGCAATGCGTCGGCTCAGTGCGATGACGTCCCGTCGACGTGCTTGACGAGATGTGCCCGCGACGGCGAAGGGTCAAACCGGTCCGCGAAATACTGCGTTTCGTGGACGACCAGCCCGTCGCGGAATTCCATGATGCTCACCACGTAGGATGGCCTGTCGTCATAGGTCAGGATGTACTCGGTGATCCACAGCTCGCCACCGCCGAGGATACGCCGGATCGCGAACCGCTTCTTGTTCGGCTGCACCGTGCGGCTTTGCTGGATGTGATGCCGGCCGCGGATCCGCTCGCCCGATTGCGGATAGTCGAGCACGGCATCCTCGGCGTAGATGTCA
The window above is part of the Bradyrhizobium sp. PSBB068 genome. Proteins encoded here:
- a CDS encoding ABC transporter ATP-binding protein translates to MPLLEAQGISKVFGKLTALDGAALTVGENEFHGLIGPNGSGKSTLMKCVAGAEVPTTGKVSFVNTDITAFTPTERARAGMSLKFQITSVLPTLTLYDNILLALQAHCSLFDLVLSRTRKKLHDQVMTMLTQFRLADRAHDAAAALSHGQQQWLEIAMALAGKPRLLLLDEPTGGMSLEERRVTGELLQPIKQHCSLVIVEHDLDFIRDICDRLTVLDQGKVLASGTVAEIQANKSVQEIYLRRA
- a CDS encoding ABC transporter ATP-binding protein is translated as MPEQTFLDIRHLDAGYGRSQVLFDVNIGIPWRGGVAVLGRNGAGKTTLMKTIVGELASSQGELSFDGRDITRRRTEERVRSGIGYVPQEHSVFARLSVRDNLAVGSLSNSDASAVDRVLAIFPKLGQRLDQPAGTLSGGERKMLAIGRAMLGNPKLLLLDEPTEGVWIGVIEEITERLIELAKNISVVIVEQHLDLALRVADYAYVLDRGRVALQGEAGKVRSDPELLRYLAP
- a CDS encoding nuclear transport factor 2 family protein — translated: MNDQAVRAALQRHWEASDASDFEREHDIYAEDAVLDYPQSGERIRGRHHIQQSRTVQPNKKRFAIRRILGGGELWITEYILTYDDRPSYVVSIMEFRDGLVVHETQYFADRFDPSPSRAHLVKHVDGTSSH